The proteins below come from a single Miscanthus floridulus cultivar M001 chromosome 1, ASM1932011v1, whole genome shotgun sequence genomic window:
- the LOC136482473 gene encoding protein JINGUBANG-like codes for MGNRKKLMHFLRVDPAAAVSALSSPRSFFSSNSNSSSDDDGYSSSFQGSASSSPSRSYSPPKSPWARLPGLGADDASSDDATATGLIASLVKEDGKVYSLAAAGDVLYTGTDSETVRVWRDRRELAGFRTGSGLVKTIVVAADGRIFTGHQDGKVRVWRADGDAGGDPAVVHRRVGSLPPLGDLLISSVNPSSYVRSPRGAERGGRRRAAVWLRHSDAVSSLSLDEGAGLLYSASWDRTFKAWRVSDYRCLESVPAHDDAVNTVAAAGFGGLVLTGSADGTVKVWRREVAAAGDRTRHVLERVLREGGDGAVTAIAACPEARAVYVGSSDGLVTCWRWGLDDVDGSEPPRLAGVLAGHGTGVLCLAVSGRVVVSGSADGTLCVWRRDDDDEHPGRHARLAVLAGHTGPIKCVAVPADDDDCYDADGERRFVVYSGSLDGSVKVWRLSEERALEPPAVEATTAPFMAALWESEAWMPRPRTAQLPSPVQAWAPEMKGVAAA; via the coding sequence ATGGGCAACCGCAAGAAGCTGATGCACTTCCTCCGCGTCGACCCGGCGGCGGCGGTCTCCGCTCTCTCCTCCCCtcggtccttcttctcctccaaCTCCAACTCCTCCTCCGACGACGACGGCTACAGCTCCTCCTTCCAAGGCTCCGCGTCGTCCTCGCCGTCGCGCTCGTACAGCCCGCCCAAGTCGCCGTGGGCGCGCCTCCCGGGCCTCGGCGCCGACGACGCTAGCTCAGACGACGCGACGGCGACCGGGCTCATCGCGTCGCTCGTCAAGGAGGACGGCAAGGTGTACTCGCTGGCGGCCGCCGGGGACGTGCTGTACACCGGCACGGACTCGGAGACCGTGCGGGTGTGGCGGGACCGGCGCGAGCTCGCGGGGTTCCGGACCGGCAGCGGGCTTGTCAAGACCATCGTCGTCGCCGCCGACGGCCGCATCTTCACGGGCCACCAGGACGGCAAGGTCCGGGTGTGGCGCGCCGACGGCGACGCCGGTGGCGACCCCGCCGTCGTGCACCGCCGCGTGGGCTCGCTCCCGCCGCTCGGGGACCTCCTGATCAGCTCCGTCAACCCGTCCAGCTACGTCCGCTCGCCTCGCGGCGCGGAGAGGGGCGGGCGGCGCCGCGCGGCTGTGTGGCTCCGCCACTCGGACGCCGTGTCGTCCCTCAGCCTCGACGAGGGCGCCGGCCTGCTCTACTCGGCGTCCTGGGACCGCACCTTCAAGGCGTGGCGCGTCTCCGACTACCGCTGCCTCGAGTCCGTGCCCGCGCACGACGACGCCGTCAACACGGTCGCCGCGGCCGGGTTCGGCGGCCTCGTGCTCACCGGCTCCGCCGACGGGACCGTCAAGGTGTGGAGgcgggaggtggcggcggcgggcgacCGGACGAGGCACGTCCTGGAGAGGGTGCTCCGGGAGGGCGGCGACGGCGCGGTGACCGCGATCGCGGCGTGCCCCGAGGCCCGCGCCGTGTACGTGGGCTCCTCCGACGGGCTGGTCACGTGCTGGCGGTGGGGGCTGGACGACGTGGACGGCAGCGAGCCGCCGAGGCTCGCGGGCGTGCTGGCGGGCCACGGGACGGGCGTGTTGTGCCTCGCCGTATCCGGGCGCGTCGTCGTGAGCGGCTCCGCCGACGGGACGCTCTGCGTGTGGCggcgcgacgacgacgacgagcacCCGGGCCGCCACGCCCGCCTCGCCGTGCTCGCGGGGCACACGGGGCCCATCAAGTGCGTCGCGGTGCCGGCGGACGACGACGACTGCTACGACGCGGACGGCGAGCGCCGGTTCGTGGTGTACAGCGGCAGCCTGGACGGGTCGGTCAAGGTGTGGCGCCTGTCGGAGGAGCGCGCGCTGGAGCCGCCGGCGGTGGAGGCAACAACGGCTCCATTTATGGCGGCACTGTGGGAGTCGGAAGCATGGATGCCCCGGCCCCGCACAGCACAGCTGCCGTCGCCGGTGCAAGCGTGGGCACCGGAGATGAAGGGTGTGGCAGCTGCATGA